A region from the Bacteroidota bacterium genome encodes:
- a CDS encoding alpha/beta hydrolase: MNKQITSLFTMLFFLFITSSAQINDTVPDQFANIDGIKIHYKIYGKGDPLILLHGSLESMKDWAKQVPEFSRHYQVITVDNRGHGMSTFEDRKMDYALLSEDVLKLMSELKIDSAHIVGFGDGGIMGLYLAINHPEKVRKLVAIGANYKVDTTAVYGQILNKVKAWDNEKMYQFVKNNFKGYQNFSQITQFTQRMKTMLLTEPNLTLNNLREIKCPVLFIAGDHDIIKLTHTDEMFENVKYGNLLIVPGTKHYPQKEKPQLVNTAIQDFLNKRFVSLSRF; encoded by the coding sequence ATGAACAAACAGATTACTTCTCTCTTTACAATGCTTTTCTTTCTTTTCATCACCTCTTCGGCTCAGATAAACGATACGGTTCCTGACCAATTTGCCAATATTGATGGAATAAAAATACACTATAAAATATATGGTAAAGGAGACCCGCTCATTCTCCTTCATGGCTCGTTGGAAAGCATGAAAGACTGGGCCAAGCAAGTGCCTGAATTTTCCCGACACTATCAGGTGATAACAGTGGATAACCGAGGTCATGGTATGAGTACCTTCGAGGATCGTAAGATGGATTACGCACTCCTCTCAGAAGATGTCCTCAAATTAATGAGTGAATTGAAGATTGACAGCGCTCATATTGTAGGTTTCGGTGACGGAGGAATTATGGGGCTTTACCTCGCTATTAACCATCCGGAGAAAGTACGCAAACTAGTAGCGATAGGCGCCAATTATAAAGTAGATACTACGGCCGTTTACGGGCAAATACTTAATAAAGTAAAGGCCTGGGACAATGAAAAAATGTATCAGTTTGTAAAAAATAATTTCAAAGGATACCAAAACTTTAGTCAGATCACCCAATTTACTCAGCGCATGAAAACCATGCTGTTGACCGAGCCGAATTTGACATTAAATAACTTGAGGGAGATAAAATGCCCGGTGTTATTTATAGCCGGTGATCATGACATCATCAAGCTAACGCATACGGATGAAATGTTTGAAAACGTAAAATACGGTAACCTGCTTATTGTTCCTGGAACAAAGCACTATCCTCAAAAGGAAAAACCGCAGTTAGTTAATACTGCTATTCAGGATTTCCTGAATAAAAGGTTTGTGAGTTTAAGTCGCTTTTAA